In a genomic window of Chloroflexota bacterium:
- the rsfS gene encoding ribosome silencing factor, which yields MTPLHPELDPAQLAHRIVEIVSDHKASDVVMLRTGELTSLADFFVIGTGRSDRQVTALAGALAEELRAQGVRPLGIEGRAGARWVLLDYGSVIVHLFTPDERERYGLEKLWSAAPAVVRLV from the coding sequence GTGACCCCGCTCCACCCGGAGCTCGACCCGGCTCAGCTGGCGCACCGGATCGTGGAGATCGTGTCGGACCACAAGGCCAGCGACGTCGTCATGCTGCGCACCGGGGAGCTCACCTCGCTGGCCGACTTCTTCGTCATCGGCACCGGCCGTTCCGACCGCCAGGTCACGGCCCTGGCCGGCGCGCTGGCCGAGGAGCTGCGGGCGCAGGGGGTCCGGCCGCTCGGAATCGAGGGGCGCGCCGGCGCGCGATGGGTGCTCCTCGACTACGGCAGCGTCATCGTTCACCTGTTCACGCCCGACGAACGCGAGCGCTACGGGCTCGAAAAGCTGTGGAGCGCGGCCCCGGCGGTGGTCCGGCTGGTCTGA
- the nadD gene encoding nicotinate-nucleotide adenylyltransferase, producing the protein MPVGLPVAAGAERVGILGGTFDPPHVGHLWLATLAADELGLSRVLLIPAAHPPHKRGRSISHAADRVLMTRLAIANDPRLDVSLVELEREGPSYTVDTLVELRRRHPDVELVLVMAADSLAQVDSWREPDRLLELASWAVGPRSGTPLPPRANLARRFGKAAVRIHLLGGPALDISATEIRRRVAAGRAIRYLVPRAVEDLILERRLYQP; encoded by the coding sequence GTGCCGGTTGGACTGCCCGTGGCGGCTGGGGCCGAACGGGTCGGCATCCTGGGGGGCACATTCGACCCTCCGCATGTCGGTCATCTGTGGCTGGCGACCCTGGCCGCCGACGAGCTGGGCCTATCCCGGGTTCTGCTGATCCCCGCAGCCCACCCGCCCCACAAGCGCGGACGGTCCATCAGCCACGCGGCGGATCGGGTCCTGATGACCCGACTCGCGATCGCCAATGACCCGCGGCTGGACGTGTCGCTGGTCGAGCTCGAGCGGGAAGGGCCGTCCTACACGGTTGACACCCTGGTCGAGCTGCGCCGGCGCCATCCGGACGTCGAGCTGGTGCTGGTCATGGCGGCCGACAGCCTGGCCCAGGTGGACTCGTGGCGCGAGCCGGATCGGCTCCTCGAGCTGGCGTCCTGGGCCGTCGGCCCGCGCAGCGGGACGCCGCTGCCGCCTCGCGCCAACCTGGCCCGCCGCTTCGGGAAGGCGGCCGTCCGGATCCACCTCCTGGGCGGGCCGGCGCTGGACATCAGCGCGACCGAGATCCGGCGCCGCGTGGCGGCCGGCCGCGCCATCCGCTACCTTGTGCCGCGGGCCGTCGAGGATTTGATCCTCGAGCGCCGCCTGTACCAGCCATAG